Part of the Pseudomonas lijiangensis genome is shown below.
TTCCACAGTGGCCATGATCTGGAACATGATCTACAACACCCTGTTCGACAGACTGCGCGCCCGACTCGGTTTCAGCATGAGCCTGGGCAAACGCGCACTTCATGCCTTGGGTTTCGAGGGCGGACTGATTCTGGCCGTGGTGCCACTGGCGGCCTGGTGGTTGTCCATCAGCGTGCTTGAAGCCTTTCTGCTGGATATCGGCATCCTGCTGTTGTTCCTGCCTTACACCATGCTGTTCAACTGGGCCTACGACCTCGTGCGCGAGCGGGTCATGCAGCGCCGCCTGTCCAGATGTGGCGAGGCCTCACGGTCCTGAATGCATTTGCCGTTGGATTGCAGTGAAAGGGTTCGGGCACAATCATCGGCCCACAGTGACGATAAGGTCTGTCCGACATGACCACGGAAATTCTCAAACTGGCTGCCTTCAGCGACGGCGATCAAGGCGGCAACCCGGCAGGCGTCTGGATCGGTGATGCACTGCCCGATGAAAACACCATGCAGCGCATTGCCGCCGAGGTCGGTTTTTCGGAAACGGCTTTCGCAGCGCCGTTGGACGATGGATGGCGTGTACGCTACTTCTCGCCCCTGGCCGAAGTGCCCTTCTGCGGCCATGCCACCATTGCCCTGGGCGCCGCACTGGCCGCGCAGCAAGGCGACGGGCTGTTCAAGCTGACGCTCAATCAGGCGCAAATCACGGTCGAAGGCCATGCCCGTGGCGAACTGACCTCAGCCGCCCTGCAATCGCCCCCCACTCACAGCAAAGCCATCAGCCCGCAATTGCTGGAAGAAGCCCTGGCTCTGTTCGGGTATCAGCACAGCGATCTGGATGAGCGTATTCCACCTGCGGCGATCAATGGCGGTGCCGGGCATCTGGTGCTGGCGCTCAACAGCCGCTCGAAGCTCAAGGCCATGCACTACGATCAGGAAGCCGGACGCCAATTGATGGTGCGCGAAGGCTGGGCAACCATCGTGCTGGTGTTTGCCGAAAGCGAGCAGTTCTTCCATACCCGCAATCCGTTCGCCTTCGGCGGTGTCTACGAAGACCCGGCCACCGGCGCGGCCACCGCAGCACTGGGCGGCTACCTGCGTGATATCGGCTGGCCCCACGGCGGCGTGATCAACATTCTGCAGGGCGAAGACATGGGTAGCCCGTCACGCCTGCGCGCCGAAATCCCGGAGCAGATCGGCAGTTCGATCCGTGTGTCGGGGATGGCGCGCAAGCTGTAGAAATCTTCAGGTTTTAAGCTGGCTGCCACTGATCGCCACGCCCAGCAACATCACGGCAACGATCATGAAGGCCAGCTCCAGGCTGCTGACATGGGCAATGAAACCGATGGCAGCCGGCCCGACCAGAATCCCCGCATAACCGACCGTGGTGATGGCCGGGATCGCGACGCTTTCCGGCATGGTGGTCTGTCGGCCGACAGCGCTGTAGCAGACCGGCACGATATTCGAGCAACCGGCGCCCACCAGTGCATAACCCAGCAAGGCCGCTTCCCAGGCTGGTACCAGCGTGGCAATCGCCAGACCGCTGGCAGCGCACAGACCGCCCAGAATGATGATCCGGTTGGAACCCAGCTTGCGCACCACCTCATCGCCGAACAGACGTCCAAAGGTCATGGTCACGGCAAACACGGCGTAACCCAACCCTGCATAGGACGTTTCAACACCCCGCAGCGAGCTGAGGAAGACCGCGCTCCAGTCGAGCATCGCCCCTTCGGCAAGAAACACGGTGAAGCACAGCAGGCCGATAAACAGCACCACGCCACGGGGAATCGCGAAGGCAGGCCCTTCGGACTTGCTGCCATAAGGCAACAGATGCGGCGTGGCCTTGGCCAGTGCGGCAAGGGTCAGCACAACCACCACCAGCATCGCCACCAGCGGCGAAGCCCCCAGGGTCAGCAGGACGCTGACACCACCGGCCCCGACGATACCGCCCAGGCTGAACAGGCCATGAAAGCCCGACATCATGGTCTTGCCGCTGGCCCGCTCGACAATGACCGCCTGGATATTGGCCGTGCAATCCACCCCGCCCATGCTCGCACCGAACAGAAACAGGGCCGCCACCAGCAGCGGCAGGCTGGAAATGGTCGCCAGCAAGGGCAGGCACAGGCAGATCAACAGGGTCGAGCAGACCAGCAGGCGCCGGCAGCCATAACGAGAGGCCAGCGCCCCCGCCAGCGGCATGGACAGAATCGAGCCCATGCCCAGGCACAGCAATAATAAACCCAGCGTGCCGTCATCCAGACCGATCCTGGCCTTGGCATAAGGCACCAGAGGTGCCCAGGAGGCGACGCTGAAACCTGCAATGAAAAACGCTATCCGGGTGGAAGACTGCTCCTGCCGGGCCTTTGTTATCTGGGCCTCGTGGCTGAAAGAGGTCATGCAAACTCCTTGAGAACACCAGACAGAATCGTGCTGGCAAGCCTGACAGCCTAGCAAACTCAGGGAGCATTCCATATGTGCAGTGTTTATCAAGGGTGGATTTGTGCAGACCATGTAGGAGCGGATTCATCCGCGAAGATGGCCAGCAGAAATACTCCAGCTATTTTCAAACCTTCGCACTAGACTACGCACCTTTGCAGTGCATCCCGCTCGCCCATCCATCAAAGAGGCCGCTGTGTATAAAGGTGTCGTGCTGTCGGTCATGGCGTCGGTGCTGTTCGCCGTCATGTACTTCTATACCTCACTGATGACACCCCTGACCGGCGAGGAGATCTTCGGTTGGCGCATGTTGCTGACCGTGCCTTGCGCCACGCTGTTCATGCTGTTCAGTGGCGACTGGAAACTGGTAAGTGCGCTGGCCGGACGCATCCGGCAGCAGCCGCTGCTGGTGTTCGGCATCCTGCTGTCTTCGCTGCTGCTGGGCGCGCAACTGCTGATCTTCATGTGGGCGCCGTTGCACGGGCGTAGTCTGGAAGTGTCCCTGGGTTATTTCCTGCTGCCGCTGACCATGATCGCCACGGGCCGCATCGTGTACGGCGAACACCTGTCGCATCTGCAGAAGATCGCCGCTTCGCTTGCCCTGATCGGCGTCGGCCACGAACTATGGCGGCTGGGCAGTTTTTCCTGGGAAACCCTGTTGGTGGCGCTGGGTTATCCGCTCTACTTCGTCCTGCGGCGCAAGCTCAAGACCGATAACCTGGGCGGGCTGTGGTTCGACATGCTGTTCATGCTGCCCATCGGCCTGTGGTTCATTGCCAATGGCAACCCGATGGCGGCTCAGGACGAACCCAAACTCTACTTCCTGATCCCGCTGCTGGGCATCATCAGCGCCTCGGCCCTGATCAGCTACATCCTTTCCAGCCGCATCCTGCCATTCAGTCTGTTCGGCCTGCTCAGCTATGTGGAGCCCGTACTGCTGGTGTGTGTCGCACTGCTGCTGGGTGAAAGCATTGGTCGTGATGAATGGCTAACCTACCTGCCGATCTGGCTGGCGGTGGTGGTGCTGGTCATCGAAGGTGCCCGGCATATGCTGGCCCAGCGTCGTCGGGATGCTGCCTGAGCGCCAGGCCGATCAATGCTCTGTAAAACGCTCCAGTTGCATTTCCTGCAGGCGACTGAGGGTGCGGCGAAAGGCAAACGACAGATACCCCTGGGTGTACAACTCGTCCATGGAGGTCTGCGCCTCGATATACAGCGGGATGCGCCGGTCGTAGCACTCATCCACCAAAGCGATGAAGCGCCGCACGCCGTCATCGTTGGGTGACAGTTGCGGCAGTTGTCGATCCCCCGCCGCCACTTGCTCGACACCATCCTCGGTCCCGCGGGCAATCTTCGCTTCGCGCTGGGCGGCGCTCAGGGCCGGGACTTCGCCAAGCAGGATCACCGAGAAACGATCGCATAACGCAATGAAATCCATGGCCGCCAAGGGCTGCTCGCATAGATCCCGGTAACGGCACCAGACCGTGGTGTCGGTGTGCTGCACCACGTTGATGCTGCGATAACCGAGCATCACCTGCGAGTCATACACCGTCTGCCCGCCACTCAAGGCCTTGAAGATATCCCCCAGCGCACTGGCCTGTCCCGGCTCGGCAATCCAGTAACGCTGATGCAACTGACCGGGATGCAGGCGATGATCTTCGCCGCCGTCCACGGTCACCACATCCATGTACTGCTGGATCGCAGCGATGGCAGGCAGGAATCGCTCGCGGTTATGGCCGTGACTGTATAGCTGCTCCGGTGGCTGGTTGGAGGTGCAGACCAGCACCACGCCTTCCTCGAACATCACCTGCAACAGGCCGCCCAGAATCACCGCATCGCCGATATCGGTGACAAACAACTCATCGAAACACAGCATCCGCACCTCGCGGGCCAGCTCACGGGCCACGACTTTCAGCGGCTGGGGCGTGCCCATCAGCTCGAACATGCGCTTGTGGACCCAGCGCATGAAGTGATGAAAATGCTGACGCCGGGCCGGTACGCTCAGGCTCTCGAAAAAACGGTCCATCAGCCAGGTCTTGCCGCGCCCCACAGGCCCCCACAGATAAACACCCTTCGGTGCCTTGCCCTTTTGCGCCAGCGCCAGATAACACGTCTGCAATTGTCGGGCAGCCTGAAGTTGCGCCTCGTCAGGCTGAAAACCACGCTGGACCGCTCGTTCATAAGCATCCAGAGGAGACACGACATCCATCGAAAACGCACCTTAGGCTTGGAGAAAATTTGCCAGCATATAGAAGCACGAGGCAGATGATAGTCGCTCATGACGACTTTTTAACTGGTCGGTTAAACGCATATTTCGTAACATCTGCCCCCTTCTTTTGTATGCCGACGGCTGTGACGCAGTACGTTCGCCCTCAGGTAAGTCATGAAACCACTCCGTATCCGCACTGAAGTCCTGGCCGGACTCACCACTTCCTTTGCCCTGGTGCCCGAATGCATCGCCTTCGCCCTGGTGGCTCACCTCAACCCGCTGATGGGTCTTTATGGCGCGTTCATCATCTGTACCCTGACCGCGTTGTTCGGCGGGCGTCCGGGCATGATTTCCGGTGCGGCGGGTTCCATGGCCGTGGTGATCGTGGCACTGGTGGTGCAGCACGGCGCGCAGTATCTGCTGGCTACCGTGGTGCTGGGCGGATTGATCATGATCGCCTTCGGCCTGCTGCGCCTGGGCAAGCTGGTGCGCATGGTGCCCTATTCGGTGATGCTCGGCTTCGTCAACGGCCTGGCGATTGTCATTGCACTGGCGCAAATGGAGCACTTCAAGAGCGGCGAAGCCTGGCTCAGCGGCAATGGCCTGTACCTGATGCTGGGGCTGGTTGCCCTGACCATGGCCATTGTCTACCTGCTGCCACTCCTGACCCGTGCCGTACCACCCGCGCTGGTGGCGATTCTCAGTGTCGGCCTGCTGGTGTATCTGCTGGAACTTCCGACCCGCACCCTGGGCGATATGGCGCACATTGCCGGTGGCCTGCCGTCACTGGCCTTGCCCGATGTGCCCTGGAATATGGAAACCCTGCAGATCGTGATGCCCTATGCCGTGCTGATGGCGATCGTCGGCCTGCTGGAAACCCTGCTGACCCTGAACCTCACCGATGAAATCACCGAAACCCGTGGCCACTCCAACCGCGAGTGCATCGCCCTGGGCGCGGCCAATATGGCGTCCGGCTTCTGCGGCGGCATGGGCGGTTGCGCAATGATCGGCCAGACGGCCATCAACCTCAGTTCCGGCGGGCGTGGTCGACTGTCCGGCGTGGTGGCAGGCGTCATGATCCTGATGTTCGTGCTGTTCCTGTCGCCGCTGATCGAGCGCATTCCCCTGGCGGCGCTGGTGGGCGTGATGTTCGTGGTGTCCCAGCAGACCTTTGCCTGGGCATCGCTGCGGGTGCTGCACAAGATCCCCATGAACGACATGCTGGCGATCATCGCCGTGACCATCGTCACCGTGCTCACCGATCTGGCAGCCGCCGTGGTGTTCGGCGTCATCATCGCCGCCCTCAACTTTGCCTGGCAGCAGGCCCGCGAGCTTTACGCCGACACGCATCTCGAACAGGACGGCAGCAAGCTCTACCTGATGCACGGCACCCTGTTCTTCGCGTCCACCGCGCGTTTTCTCAACCAGTTCGACCCGGCCAATGACCCGCAGCATGCAACCGTTGACTGCCGCCATCTGAACTTTGTCGACTACTCGGCCATTGCCGCGCTGAAAACCCTGCGCGAGCGCTACAGCAATGCCGGCAAACATCTGCGCGTGATCCACCTGTCAGAACGCTGCAAGAAACTGCTCAAGCGCGCCGGAGCCCACGACAGTTGAGCGACCTGAAACATATAGGTCATATCTTGAGAAAGAACGTTTATTGAGACCCTGCCTGTAAATGGTAGGGTCTGCTCCCTCAGCGAATACGAGGACGTTTCACATGCAATGGACCCCAACAGGTGTTGCCGCGGCATTGCTGCTCATGATCGGCAGCACAGCCTTTGCTCAAGGCGAAGCACCGGCTCTGGACAAGACCGTGAATGCCGAAGTCCAGAGCCTCATGCAGCAGTACAGGATTCCGGGAATGGCCATTGCCATCACCGACAATGGCCAGCAGCGCTTCTATGACTTCGGGGTGGCCTCCAGAGACAGCCAGGCAAAAGTCGGCAACGACACGCTGTTTGAACTGGGCTCGCTCAGCAAGCTGTTCACCGTCACCCTCGCCACCTGGGCTCAAGCCAACGGCCAGCTTTCCCTGACCGACAACATCGACACTTATGTGCCCCAGTTGTACGCCAGCCGCCTGGGCAAGGTGCCGCTCTTTCATCTGGGCACCCATACCGCCGGAGGCTTTCCCCTGCAGTTTCCCGATGCGATACGGGACAACGGGCAGATGATGAGTTACTTCAAGGCCTGGCAACCGCAATACCTGCCCGGCACCCATCGCAGCTACGCCAACCCCAGCATCGGCTTGCTGGGCATGATCGCGGCCAGCAGCATGAAGCTGCCGTTCAATACAGCCATGGAGCAGCATCTGTTTCCGGCTCTCGGCATGACCAACAGCTACATCGATGTGCCCGCCAATCGACAGTCCCGCTATGCACAGGGTTACAACAAGCAGGACGAGGCTGTCAGGCTCAACCCCGGCGTGCTGGCCGCCGAAGCCTATGGCATGAAGTCCGGCAGCGGTGACCTGATCCGCTTTGTCGAAGCGAACATGGGAATTGTGCAGACCGCGCCTGCGCTGCAACGGGCCCTCGCGGATACCCGGACCGGCTACTTCAAATCAGGCCCGTTCACTCAGGACCTGATCTGGGAGCAGTACACACTTCCCGTCAAACTGGAAACGCTGCTCGCAGGCAACTCCAGCAAGATCGCCTACGAAACCCAGACCGCTACCGCCTTGACCCCACCCTTGAAACCGCAGCAGGACGTGTGGATCAACAAGACCGGTTCGACCAATGGCTTTGGCGGATACGTGGCGTTTGTACCCGGCAAGAAGCTCGGCATCGTGATCCTGGCCAACAAGAACTACCCCAATGAAGAACGGGTTCGTCTGGCATATCGCATCCTTGAAGAACTGGGCTGCTGCTCGCCTGATTGAATGTGAGTGTGGGTGGCTGTATGGATGGCTGTGTGGGAGCGGATTCATCCGCGAAGACGTCATTGAAGATGATAAATATGTGTGGGATGCACCGGCCTCTTCGCGAATGAATTCGCTCCCACGGGCTATCGCTACCCCTACCTGAACCCAACCTGAACAGCATAGGCATCACCGGAAAAACAACTGGCTCTCATTCGGGAATGAGTATCATTATGTTACTTATTGTTTCAGCCAAACAGCTTGCTGAAACACCTCACCCCGAAGCCTTTACCCCGGTGAACCATGCTTGTTCCGTTTTTGATCATGCTGCGCGAAGGTATTGAAGCCGCGCTTATCGTTGGCATCATCGCCAGTTACCTGAAACAGACCGGCCGCGGCGAGTGGATGCCTGCGGTGTGGATCGGTGTATTCCTCGCCGCAGCCCTGGCCCTGTTCGTCGGCGGTGGTCTTGAGCTGATGAGCGCCGAGTTCCCACAAAAGCAGCAGGAGCTGTTCGAGGGCATTGTCGGTCTGGTGGCCGTGGGTATCCTCAGCTCCATGGTGTTCTGGATGCGCAAGGTGGCCCGCTCCATCAAGCACGCCCTGCATGCCTCCCTGGACGCCGCCCTCGCCGGCTCGAAAAACCAGACGTACGCCCTGATCGCCATGGTGTTCTTCGCCGTGGCCCGGGAAGGTCTGGAAACCGTTTTCTTCCTGCTCGCCGTCTTCCAGCAAAGCGAAGGCTCCAGCGCGCCCCTCGGCGCCCTGCTCGGCCTGCTGCTGGCCATCGGTTTCGGCGTGGCGATCTACAGCGGCAGCATGCGTCTGAACCTGAGCCTGTTCTTCCGCTGGACCGGGTTGTTCATCCTCGTGGTAGCCGCCGGGATTCTGTCCAACTCCGTGCAGGCACTGCATGAAGCCGGCGTGTGGAATCACTTGCAGGATGTGGTCATCGACTTCAGCGCAACCCTGCCGATGGATGGCCCGCTCGGCTCGGTGCTGGCCGGCATGTTCGGTTATCAGGATGCACCGACCGTCAGCACCCTGAGCGCTTACCTGATCTACCTGATCGGTGCGCTGGTGCTGTTTTTCCTGCCCCATACCCCGGCAGAAAAACAGCAGCCCTCACCCACTTCCGTCACAAACGAATAAGGGCCTACATGTCGAACCCTTCCTCTGAGCTTTCCGGGAAAGCCAGGCCTCCCCGTGCCTTGCGACTGGCAGTCGCCGGCTCCGTGATCCTGATGGTCGCTGCCGGTGGCCTGTTCTACTACGCCTCCCAGGTGGCCTCGAAAAAACGGGCTGCCAACAGCGGCAATGAAACCGTGGTCAACATCCACGCCCACAACTGCGAACCCAACGCGCTGACCGTGCCTGCCGGCAAGAACGCCTTCCGTATCGTCAACCGCTCCGAACGCGCCGTGGAATGGGAAATCCTCGACGGCGTGCTGGTGGTGGAAGAACGGGAAAACATTGCGCCGGGCCTGAGCCAGGTGATCAACGCCAA
Proteins encoded:
- a CDS encoding PhzF family phenazine biosynthesis protein — its product is MTTEILKLAAFSDGDQGGNPAGVWIGDALPDENTMQRIAAEVGFSETAFAAPLDDGWRVRYFSPLAEVPFCGHATIALGAALAAQQGDGLFKLTLNQAQITVEGHARGELTSAALQSPPTHSKAISPQLLEEALALFGYQHSDLDERIPPAAINGGAGHLVLALNSRSKLKAMHYDQEAGRQLMVREGWATIVLVFAESEQFFHTRNPFAFGGVYEDPATGAATAALGGYLRDIGWPHGGVINILQGEDMGSPSRLRAEIPEQIGSSIRVSGMARKL
- a CDS encoding SulP family inorganic anion transporter translates to MKPLRIRTEVLAGLTTSFALVPECIAFALVAHLNPLMGLYGAFIICTLTALFGGRPGMISGAAGSMAVVIVALVVQHGAQYLLATVVLGGLIMIAFGLLRLGKLVRMVPYSVMLGFVNGLAIVIALAQMEHFKSGEAWLSGNGLYLMLGLVALTMAIVYLLPLLTRAVPPALVAILSVGLLVYLLELPTRTLGDMAHIAGGLPSLALPDVPWNMETLQIVMPYAVLMAIVGLLETLLTLNLTDEITETRGHSNRECIALGAANMASGFCGGMGGCAMIGQTAINLSSGGRGRLSGVVAGVMILMFVLFLSPLIERIPLAALVGVMFVVSQQTFAWASLRVLHKIPMNDMLAIIAVTIVTVLTDLAAAVVFGVIIAALNFAWQQARELYADTHLEQDGSKLYLMHGTLFFASTARFLNQFDPANDPQHATVDCRHLNFVDYSAIAALKTLRERYSNAGKHLRVIHLSERCKKLLKRAGAHDS
- the rarD gene encoding EamA family transporter RarD; amino-acid sequence: MYKGVVLSVMASVLFAVMYFYTSLMTPLTGEEIFGWRMLLTVPCATLFMLFSGDWKLVSALAGRIRQQPLLVFGILLSSLLLGAQLLIFMWAPLHGRSLEVSLGYFLLPLTMIATGRIVYGEHLSHLQKIAASLALIGVGHELWRLGSFSWETLLVALGYPLYFVLRRKLKTDNLGGLWFDMLFMLPIGLWFIANGNPMAAQDEPKLYFLIPLLGIISASALISYILSSRILPFSLFGLLSYVEPVLLVCVALLLGESIGRDEWLTYLPIWLAVVVLVIEGARHMLAQRRRDAA
- a CDS encoding multidrug/biocide efflux PACE transporter, translated to MSQTNHKPSPASTLPAKSFKERILHATLFEVCGVIMIAPLLAWVMGHSLGMMGAMTVMISTVAMIWNMIYNTLFDRLRARLGFSMSLGKRALHALGFEGGLILAVVPLAAWWLSISVLEAFLLDIGILLLFLPYTMLFNWAYDLVRERVMQRRLSRCGEASRS
- a CDS encoding MFS transporter, coding for MTSFSHEAQITKARQEQSSTRIAFFIAGFSVASWAPLVPYAKARIGLDDGTLGLLLLCLGMGSILSMPLAGALASRYGCRRLLVCSTLLICLCLPLLATISSLPLLVAALFLFGASMGGVDCTANIQAVIVERASGKTMMSGFHGLFSLGGIVGAGGVSVLLTLGASPLVAMLVVVVLTLAALAKATPHLLPYGSKSEGPAFAIPRGVVLFIGLLCFTVFLAEGAMLDWSAVFLSSLRGVETSYAGLGYAVFAVTMTFGRLFGDEVVRKLGSNRIIILGGLCAASGLAIATLVPAWEAALLGYALVGAGCSNIVPVCYSAVGRQTTMPESVAIPAITTVGYAGILVGPAAIGFIAHVSSLELAFMIVAVMLLGVAISGSQLKT
- the efeU gene encoding iron uptake transporter permease EfeU, whose amino-acid sequence is MLVPFLIMLREGIEAALIVGIIASYLKQTGRGEWMPAVWIGVFLAAALALFVGGGLELMSAEFPQKQQELFEGIVGLVAVGILSSMVFWMRKVARSIKHALHASLDAALAGSKNQTYALIAMVFFAVAREGLETVFFLLAVFQQSEGSSAPLGALLGLLLAIGFGVAIYSGSMRLNLSLFFRWTGLFILVVAAGILSNSVQALHEAGVWNHLQDVVIDFSATLPMDGPLGSVLAGMFGYQDAPTVSTLSAYLIYLIGALVLFFLPHTPAEKQQPSPTSVTNE
- the ampC gene encoding class C beta-lactamase, yielding MQWTPTGVAAALLLMIGSTAFAQGEAPALDKTVNAEVQSLMQQYRIPGMAIAITDNGQQRFYDFGVASRDSQAKVGNDTLFELGSLSKLFTVTLATWAQANGQLSLTDNIDTYVPQLYASRLGKVPLFHLGTHTAGGFPLQFPDAIRDNGQMMSYFKAWQPQYLPGTHRSYANPSIGLLGMIAASSMKLPFNTAMEQHLFPALGMTNSYIDVPANRQSRYAQGYNKQDEAVRLNPGVLAAEAYGMKSGSGDLIRFVEANMGIVQTAPALQRALADTRTGYFKSGPFTQDLIWEQYTLPVKLETLLAGNSSKIAYETQTATALTPPLKPQQDVWINKTGSTNGFGGYVAFVPGKKLGIVILANKNYPNEERVRLAYRILEELGCCSPD
- the zapE gene encoding cell division protein ZapE → MDVVSPLDAYERAVQRGFQPDEAQLQAARQLQTCYLALAQKGKAPKGVYLWGPVGRGKTWLMDRFFESLSVPARRQHFHHFMRWVHKRMFELMGTPQPLKVVARELAREVRMLCFDELFVTDIGDAVILGGLLQVMFEEGVVLVCTSNQPPEQLYSHGHNRERFLPAIAAIQQYMDVVTVDGGEDHRLHPGQLHQRYWIAEPGQASALGDIFKALSGGQTVYDSQVMLGYRSINVVQHTDTTVWCRYRDLCEQPLAAMDFIALCDRFSVILLGEVPALSAAQREAKIARGTEDGVEQVAAGDRQLPQLSPNDDGVRRFIALVDECYDRRIPLYIEAQTSMDELYTQGYLSFAFRRTLSRLQEMQLERFTEH